The Gehongia tenuis sequence GTGGCGGACGGATTGCGGGACTCCGCCATGCGCTACAGCGAAAACCAACTGGGTATAAACTATATGCACTATTCTGACCATTTTGAGTCGGATACCCATCGGTACATCACCCAAACCGTCTGCAAAGAGGATGTTCCCCGTGTGCTGCATGATTTCACACTGGAAAATATTATACGGCAGCTGGACGATAACGGATCCTACAGCATTTTCTACTCCGTTGAAGATAAGGCCACGGGCGAAATCCGAAATAAGCAGCTGCGCTTTACGTATATCCACCCGGAGTATAAAGTGTTTTTAATGACCAGAACGGACATCACACAGGCGTTGGAAGAACAGGAACGCAAAAACAAGGAGCTGTCGGAAGCACTGGCCTTTGCCGAGCGCGCCAACATGGCAAAGTCGGAATTTATGTCCCGTATGAGCCACGAAATCCGTACGCCGATGAACGCGATCATCGGTATGGCAGAAATTGCATCCCAACAATTGGATGAGCCTGAATTTGTTAAGGAATGTATTGAGAAATCAAAGTATGCGTCCAAGTATTTGCTTTCCCTCATTAACGACATTTTGGATATGTCAAAAATTGAAAGCGGCAATATCGTGCTGAATCAAGAAATTATTGATTTTTACACTCTCGTACGCAGCGTCGATACCATTATAAGAATGCAGGCGGAGGCTGCTGGCGTTCATTTTGAGACGGCTGGATTGGAAAAATGTGGGAAGCATTATCTGGGTGACGCGGTGCGCCTGCAGCAGATCCTGATCAACCTTCTGTCCAATGCCATCAAATTTACGAAGTCCGGGGGCAAGGTGACACTTTCTCTGGAGTGCACTTATGAGGCGGCTGATCAATGTGTTCTGCGCTTTATCGTTCAGGATACCGGCATCGGCATCAGCCCGGAATTCATTCCAAACCTCTTTGAGCCCTTTTCCCAGGAGCATACCAGCTCCACAAGCAGCTACGGCGGAACAGGGCTGGGCCTTGCCATATCTAAGAATTTGGCGGTGCTGATGGGCGGAGATATTGCCGTGGAAAGCACCCTCGGCACAGGCACAACCTTTTCGGTTGAGATATGCCTGACACCCGCAGAGGAACCTTTGATCGATGCTGCGAAGCAGGAAGAGATTTGTGAGCCCGGCAGCGGCATGGATTTCATTGGAAAAAGAATATTGCTGGTAGAGGATCATGAGCTGAATATCATGGTGGCAACGCGCCTTTTGGAAAGCAAAAAGGCAATGGTAGACGTTGCGGTGAACGGCAAGCTGGGCTTGGAAAAGTTTAGTTCCTCGCCTGCCGGTTATTACGATGCCATTCTCATGGATATTCGTATGCCGGTGATGGACGGCCTGACAGCCGCGGCCGCTATCCGTCAGCTGCATCGCAAGGATGCACAGTGCATTCCCATCATTGCCATGACAGCCAATGCGTTTGATGAGGATGTAAAGAAGTCGTTGGCGGCAGGCATGGTGGCGCATCTGGCAAAACCGATTGATCCGCCGCTGCTGTATCGCACACTTTACACAGCGATCCATATGACTCAAATACAGGAGGAAATAAACAACAGCGGCTATGTTTCCTCCAAAAAGGAGAACACTTTCAATGAGCGACAATAAAACACAGGAAAAAATCACTGATTTTAAGCAATATGAGTTAGACCTATATCGTGCCTCCAACATCGGTGGTGTTTATACCGTTCGCATGGACGATGAGTTTACTTTGCTTTACGGTAATGATTTATATTTTCAGATCCACGAATTTGAACCGGAAGATTTAATCGGAAAGAGCTGCGGGATTTTTATCCATCCGGAGGATCTGTCACATGTGCATTCCGTGCTCTCTCGTGCACGGGAAGACAACATCAAAAGCGTCCAGTGGGAAATGCGGATCATCACCGGCAAAAACAATCTAAAGCATTTGTTGGTGAGCGGCAGCTTTAACAGCCGTGCCGGTGAAGAAGTATTTGACGGATATATTGCGGATATTTCCAGGCAAAAGAAAATGGAGGCCGACCTGCGGGCCAGTGAGGAAAAGTTCCGTATTGCCACAGAAAACTCCGATGTATCCTTCTGGACCTATGATTTTGCACACAATGAAATTATTCAGACACAAGCCTCAAAAATACGCCACGGATATCAAGACGTGATTAAAGATGTTCCAAATGCCTTAATTGACTCAGGGTACGTCCGGCAGGACTCGGCAAAGCTGTATCAGGACATGTTTGAACAGCTCCGCAACGGTGCCAAGACCTACTCCGGCAATTTTTGGTTTCGCACCAAAGATAACTTGGGGTGGTGGTGCGAGCACATTGACTATACCAATGTGTTTGATGAAAACGGAACTCCTGTTTGTGCCCACGCCATCGGCAGAGATGTAACAGCGATCAAGCTGGCTGAAAAGCGATACAAGGAGGAAATGGAATACTCCACAGCCACCCAAAGCGAAAACCTTCTTGCAAAGGTGCGTTCGAATATATCGCAAAATGTGGTGGAATCCTATATTGCCAAGGACACCGTGGGAATCTTCAAGGCCGGCATGACGTATACAGATACTGCCGAAGCGCTGGCACAAACCGGGTTTACCGTGGAGGAGCAGGATGTAATTCGCACATATCTGGACCTGGATCGTGTGCTGCAAGCCTTTGAGGAAGGGGAAACCACCTTTAATCTCGACTATCAGCGTAAACTCCATGATGG is a genomic window containing:
- a CDS encoding PAS domain-containing hybrid sensor histidine kinase/response regulator, coding for MSIPYELINNILPSGFAMTTTYPDYQIIFVNDILVSMLGYESKEALINKLRFSALSYVHPEDLERVRAVAPTRNGKFDPYEITYRALKKDGSYIWVNQRSQHILEENGSEIILAYYTDVTEQKQLEQSLLLETQRYETLVNSIPGGVGLYRLDEKFTPTYFNDRVCELCGMTRTEYKAAIQKSAISVFHPDDITGMIEEANAAFAQKRKVDYTYRLLQKQGGYKWTHISGEWLAEQGDCPVLCAVFTDINDQIIAQQALKESELRYKAAVRSSGINIWEYDVESDTVTVFSNSSRMKKGCHVVPNYIQSTIDHGYIHESSIPDYLEVFQKLKQGEPEVTADLWYKTNNELGFWCERVTYTAICNAHGKVLKYFGVGRDVTKEKNAQKRYQDELAYRMAIQHTTMVSVLLNLSQNTIIDGKSKYDEITQKMQQSKTAQAYMETIFTELITEQAVQECAAAFNRDALIKAFAQNQTVVTMDLPRAIEGKYYWTTLTAHMMKKPDDNDVVAFLYSQDITNEKMMKSIMDAIVKSDYDYLVVADGLRDSAMRYSENQLGINYMHYSDHFESDTHRYITQTVCKEDVPRVLHDFTLENIIRQLDDNGSYSIFYSVEDKATGEIRNKQLRFTYIHPEYKVFLMTRTDITQALEEQERKNKELSEALAFAERANMAKSEFMSRMSHEIRTPMNAIIGMAEIASQQLDEPEFVKECIEKSKYASKYLLSLINDILDMSKIESGNIVLNQEIIDFYTLVRSVDTIIRMQAEAAGVHFETAGLEKCGKHYLGDAVRLQQILINLLSNAIKFTKSGGKVTLSLECTYEAADQCVLRFIVQDTGIGISPEFIPNLFEPFSQEHTSSTSSYGGTGLGLAISKNLAVLMGGDIAVESTLGTGTTFSVEICLTPAEEPLIDAAKQEEICEPGSGMDFIGKRILLVEDHELNIMVATRLLESKKAMVDVAVNGKLGLEKFSSSPAGYYDAILMDIRMPVMDGLTAAAAIRQLHRKDAQCIPIIAMTANAFDEDVKKSLAAGMVAHLAKPIDPPLLYRTLYTAIHMTQIQEEINNSGYVSSKKENTFNERQ